In Paludibaculum fermentans, the genomic stretch CCATCGAGAGCGAGAGGCGCTCGCTTCGATTGGGCGGGCGCACGATCATCTCGGCGTCGTCGGAGGGTTCCGCCGCATAGTAGATGGCGACCACGCGCCGGCCCGCGACGGGCTTGCCGAAGATGAGAAACCCGTCTGTGAGGTAGATCCTCGTGTCGTCGCGCTGCAGGCTGAGATCGCGGACGCGGTAGCAGGCATCGGGATCCAGGGTCATTTCGCGGACGGCTGCGCCGAGCGAGGCCGCGGTTTCGGCGAAGATCCCCGGAATCAGGGCGAGTAGGAGCAGGCAGACACGCAGAAGCACGCATCCAGTGTATGCCGCCGCTTTGTCGAGTGGCAGCGGGGGGTGTTAGATGTTACGGAGGTCCGCCGGTGGGCACGGTGGCGCCGGGCGGTCAAGCTGAGGGGGACGGACGGGCGCCCGCGCTGGGCAGGCGCCCGATCAGATAAACATCTCTTCGTCGTGCGTGGCCCGGTCGACGGTGGGTCTGCGGCCCCGCAGAAATGTCTGGACGGCGGCTTTCACTCCAGCCACTACACCGCTGACTTCGCGCACCGGACGCAGCACCCCGCCATGCACCACGGAAACGACATCCTGCACGCGCATCAGTACGTCTTCGACGACCAGTTCCACCCGTTCACCCTGGATGCGCAGGTGAGTCGACAGCTCCTGCCGCGCGTTGTCCAGGTGGGTAAGCTGAGAATCGATTGCCTGCATGATATCCCGGGCCTGCGTCGTGATTTCCTTCACGTCGCGTGTGGCCTCGGTCATCACTTTCTGGGCCTGAGCCAGAGTCTCCTTTGCCTCAGGAATGAGGGGCGAGACGTCCTGCTGCAGCTTCTTCACCGTACGGTAGATGCCGAGCGAGGCGAGCGCGTTCATCAGGAGCGCGATGCTCGAGATCGAGACGGCGCCCGCCATCAAATAAAAAGCCGCGTCCGATTGCATGCGCGATTACACGCCTTCGATAATCTCGTCGCCCTGGTCGGTTAGCGGAGTTACGGCTTCGACCTTTTCCCGATATGCTGAACGGCCCGCTTCGACCGCGGCCGCCAGTTGTTCCTTCTGCCGGGCAATGGCCTGCTTGCTCTTATCGAGCAGATCAGTGGCCGAGTCTTTGAGGTCCTCGCTGCGGCGCTTGACGTAATCCTTAGCCTTCGTCGGCCTTCTCGCGCAGAAAAATAAGCAGAACTTCTTGTCGTCTTCCATGAGTGCTCCTTGCTGCTTACAGTGTACTCCACGCACAATGAGTACAGGCCCATGCCTATCAAACAGCCGCGCAAACTCGATGCTGACGAGTTGCGCCATTACGCCATGAAACTGCTCTCGTCGCGAGCGCTTTCCATCGGTGAGTTCAAGGCGAAGCTTCGCCTTCGTGCCGCCGACCCCGCCTCGATCGACGATATTGTCCTGCAGTTGAAGGAGTATGGCGCGCTGAACGATCAGCGCTATGCCGGCCACTTTGCGGAGACCCGAGCCGGCAGTGGGGCGGTCGGCAAGCAGCGCGTACTCTCCGACCTCATGCGCAAGAAAGTGGCACCCAAAGTCGCGGAGAAGGCGGCATTGGAGGCCTACGCCGGGACCGACGAAGTCGTGTTAGTGGAGCAGTGGCTGGAGCGCAAATACCGCAACCAGGACTTGGGCGCGCTGCTGCAGGAGCCAGCTAAGCTGGCCTCGGTGTTCCGTCGCTTACGACAGGCCGGGTTCTCGACGAGCCCTTCCATCCGTGTGCTGAAGCGCTACGCCGCCGAGGCTGAGCAACTCGAAGACATGGCCGAAGAGTAGCCGCTCATGCGGGACGCCGCAGGGCGAGCAGTGCCAGAAGCAGGGCTACTGCCGTGACGGCCAGGCCGATGCGGAAGGAGGCCGGTGCATAGGTCATCTCCACCTGGTGCTTTCCAGGTCCGACGGCGACACCGCGAAATGCCGCGTTGACCATCAACAGTGGAACTGGCCGGCCGTCCACTTTGGCGTGCCAGCCGGGATAGAACGCTTCGGAGGACACCATCAGGGCAGGCCGGTC encodes the following:
- a CDS encoding regulatory protein RecX, producing MPIKQPRKLDADELRHYAMKLLSSRALSIGEFKAKLRLRAADPASIDDIVLQLKEYGALNDQRYAGHFAETRAGSGAVGKQRVLSDLMRKKVAPKVAEKAALEAYAGTDEVVLVEQWLERKYRNQDLGALLQEPAKLASVFRRLRQAGFSTSPSIRVLKRYAAEAEQLEDMAEE